The genomic window TGTTACttgaaattttttcttttatcacATGTTGATTTTAAATTTAGATCGTATTTAACATAGTCCCTGTATTAATGAAGGataaagttgatttttttaaatggaaataatgtattgaatattaatttttttaaaaactttaaatctTAAACAGGATTGAAGgggcaaaacaaaaaataaaaagcgTGGCGAATAGATGGGTCCCTTGAGGACCGCAGGTGCTGCATTCTCTGGGGAAAAAAAagcatatatttaatttataaacatatatatatgtctctcttttttttttttttttgcattttatttatttatacttgaTTTTCAGAGACCGGAGATTGAAGAGAAAAGTCTATAAATAtccttttttccttcttcttctggTTGGCCACCACACCCCTGTGGATCAAATTGAATGACTTTTTCAAGTCAAAACCCTAGTCCCGGTTCTAGTTGGACAATTTACCAACAATTCATACATAGAATCCAACTTGAAAATTTAAAGTCCTTAAACCTTCAATCTTATCATCAAATTAAGATGTCAttggtaattaaaaaaatatttttagattaataATTTGATGTGTTGTCCacattaacatatttatttaaaaaataaaagatagaaTAGAATAGAATTATATACTCCGAGTGCATAAAAGATTAATCAGtaatgatataatttatttaGTGAGTAACAGATGTATTAAAATTGCCAAAATTGCTTATTCCCTTCTTCGAATCCTATGAAGAGAGAGGGTGTTAGTTAGCACGTAGGTGCCCACATAAGTAAGTTATATTGTTGGAGTAAATTAATGAGAAAACAAATTTATTACTACCCCTACTAACATTAAACAGTTAATGCAAATCATCTTAAGATTTTTGGAGCAAAAGGAATCAAGAAAGAGACAAACATTATCAACTACAAAATCACAACAACTAAGAAAGAAATGGACcaacattaatataaatattggttcttatttttttaaaaaaatttaaaaaattagaagaTAGAATTGAACTAAATATATATGAAGCTCGTGCTCTCAAAAACAGCTGGCTTTATAGAGTAATATAtcttacaaaatatatatatatataaaaattaatatgcaTACCACCCAGGATTATGACAGTGACAAGCTCACATGAAACCAACCAGATAAGACATGGGTCCCTCATTTCtgaacaaataatataataatgatatgGAGAGAAATTAAGGTTTCATTTTGTTTaagaaaatgactttttttttaataaaaaataatatttttttgtatttatgtttgttttataaaaattaatttggcTAACATGACtgatcaataaaaaataataaggtgtatatatattttttaaaaaccatcttcacattaaaaaaaagaaaaagaaaaagaataaatataaaaagaagtTGTTAAAGGCCAGATAGAGCTGCTTGCCAAGATCTGGTAAGTTGAGTTTGACTGGATTTGTGCCTTATGCTTTTTTTTAGGCTCcatattttgttttcttaaaaataatttttcttttttatatttaagtgactaaataaaaccattttattttattttcaataaataagatttatattgtttattatcAAACTATTGTAACTATTTTGGCacagaattttaaatatttaataataaaatattataatattattattataattttttcattgtttattgaaaataatataatatactaattaaaataaaaatatttgtctaaaattatttaaattaaaaatcataagaCATAActtgaaatatttattattttgaaaaagatttaaaaggtttttaattaataattaaaataatatttcaagTCAAGTAAATGTTAAATcctgatctaaaaatattcatatGAGACACTATAAAGTGAgaatatattaagaaaaaaaaaagagaaaagaaaattaaaaaagaaggaAATATACTACACTTGCCTAACCGGTGAAGGTTCGAGGGAGGTGCAACCTTTGGAAATATATTAACACCTTTCTTTTTTATCTAACCATTAATCTCATCCTTTCATTTTATGAAAATTCAGAAATTAGactctctattttaatttattaaagttCAGTCTTAAtactttatgaaaatttaaaattatccaaTTGGATAACATTGTATGCCTTGTCCTTAAATTGCTAACCTATTGACAAACggagtaattttacatttttcataAAGTATGACAGATGAAAATAgaagaattaaatttatatttttaaaaaaattagaatagagGGATGAAATTGGTAATTTaacttattcttttatttctctttcactCTCTTCTTTCAAGGTCAACAAGATGCTGAAGTTGCAATATCTCTGTGTTGAAAACGTCTAGGAGGGGTTTCATTTGTTGTTCAACTCTAGTTTTCGTGTTGGGGTCTCTCCTTCCTCCATGAACAAAGCACCGACCTTTTTTTCTCACTGTTCTTGATAGAAAGGTGAGAGATATTATTAGCTTCTTCAGCTAAaaccaaatcacaaaacacacaCGGCAAGTGAGAGAGACAACCCTTCGTTCTTCCCCTCTCCTTTCGAACAGTGTTTCAACCCTAGCAAGTCCGAGAAAAATAGTAGTAAAAGCATGACACAGTTTATGGTGTTCTTTGATTGTCGGTTTGTTTGATTTTCTTCCTTCCTTTTTTGTTAGGTTTCTTTGGGTTTGATTTTTCTTTGCCTCACCTTCATTGTCTAGATCCCCCCATAAAAGGTTAGAATTGGTCATGGATTTTGAGTCCAAAGAAGAACAGATGGGTAGTAAAGGTAAGCTTCCTTTTTCGCACTCTTCCTCTTCTTCTAATTCATCTTCTTCACAGTATAAAACCCAGTTGGGTCCTTTCGGTATCAACAACACCCGATGGGAGCCTCATCACCAGCAAATGAGTCTCAACTGGTTAGGCAACAGGTACGAACCCGAAGAAGATAAAGAAGCAACAACCACCACCACTACCGTCCCGGCAGTAGCAACAGCAAGTGAAGGTAACTCTACACGCGTAGACTCAGATTCAACGCTTGAGCTTAGGAGTAGTGCAAGTGGGAACATCGAGAAAGAACACATGTTCGACAAAGTGGTCACCCCAAGCGACGTGGGGAAACTCAACCGGCTTGTTATCCCGAAACAACACGCTGAGAAGTATTTCCCATTGGATTCTTCCACGAGCGACAAAGGTCTTCTGCTGAATTTCGAGGATAGAAATGGAAAGCCCTGGAGATTCAGGTACTCTTATTGGAATAGTAGCCAAAGCTATGTTATGACCAAAGGGTGGAGCCGTTTTGTTAAGGATAAGAAACTCGATGCTGGGGATATAGTTTCTTTTCAGAGAGGAGTCGGTGAGTTGGGTAAAGATCGTCTTTTTATTGATTGGAGGCGGAGGCCTGATGCACCAGACCCGCAGGTTTCTTTTCTACATCACCATTTCCCTTTGCACCGCTCGATCCCATGGAATCCATTGCTAATGCGACCGCCACCAACAGGAAGGGATCACTTGCACTTGTCGCAGATAAACCCTCTTAGCCGAAATACATGCTACGGAGGTGGAAGCAATTTGGTGAATCCTGGTGGTACGATGGGGTCGGTGTTTTATTTGAGATCAGCAGTGGTTTCGACAGCTCCACAAATGGGAATGGGAATGATGGAGTGGCAACAGCATGGTGGAGTTGTAAAACCAGTTGCGTTCGATTCAGTACCTGTGGTCCAAGGCCAGGCAGCAGCCAAGAGGTTAAGGCTTTTTGGGGTGAACATGGATTGCCCCATATCGGAATCCGATGAGTACGACGTGATATCTACAACCACCATAGCAAACGCCACAATGGCAGCATCGCAGACACGGCCCTCTTCAACATCGTCTCAGCATCCTCTTCAATTAAGGCTCTACAATGGAACCCCACTTCCCCCTACTGACTTCCTTAACCCCAACAAAGGGAAGGCTTCCATGTCCTTGGATTTGGATATCTGACACATAACAAATCGATTCCACTTTCAATTACATTTTGCCACAATCAACACCACCACCAACAAAATGGCTGAATTGCAATGCTAGCTAGCTGCTAAtaggcttttttttcttttctttgttaaatTTACCACTTTCTTGATTCTTATATGAGGGAGAAAACCCACCCAACTGCTCAAACATACAATGCTGCTTTATCATCGTATCCTTATAATCAATACTGAATAAAAAGGGATATTGAGTGGGAAAAACAAAATAGTCAGATCTCAATGTTTACAGCTTAATTTAATACAGAAGGGGATTCATAACAACCATAACCCAAAGAGTCTTTTTGCc from Gossypium hirsutum isolate 1008001.06 chromosome D12, Gossypium_hirsutum_v2.1, whole genome shotgun sequence includes these protein-coding regions:
- the LOC107929472 gene encoding B3 domain-containing transcription factor NGA1 — protein: MDFESKEEQMGSKGKLPFSHSSSSSNSSSSQYKTQLGPFGINNTRWEPHHQQMSLNWLGNRYEPEEDKEATTTTTTVPAVATASEGNSTRVDSDSTLELRSSASGNIEKEHMFDKVVTPSDVGKLNRLVIPKQHAEKYFPLDSSTSDKGLLLNFEDRNGKPWRFRYSYWNSSQSYVMTKGWSRFVKDKKLDAGDIVSFQRGVGELGKDRLFIDWRRRPDAPDPQVSFLHHHFPLHRSIPWNPLLMRPPPTGRDHLHLSQINPLSRNTCYGGGSNLVNPGGTMGSVFYLRSAVVSTAPQMGMGMMEWQQHGGVVKPVAFDSVPVVQGQAAAKRLRLFGVNMDCPISESDEYDVISTTTIANATMAASQTRPSSTSSQHPLQLRLYNGTPLPPTDFLNPNKGKASMSLDLDI